The Sandaracinus amylolyticus genomic interval ACTCCGCGCCGAAGTACCGCTGTCCCTCGGGGCAGCTCGTCGTCTCGGGGCAACCCGCGAGCATCGCCGCCGCGAGCACGAACCAAGCGAGATGAGAGAAGCGACTCATTCGTTCGACTCCCGTGCTCTCAGAAACGACCGGAGACCTGGATTCCCGCGCTCGTCGGCGACACCGTCACGGTGGTCGTCACCGGCTGCACGATCATCACCACCGCGCCACCGACGATCGCCGCGATGCCGACGCCCATCAGCACGCCGCTCTGCGCGCCGAAGCTGACGTACTCCGTGCCCTCGTCGCCCCACGCGTCGCCCTCGACCGCGAGCGTCCACACCGGCGAGATCAGCGCGCCGAGGCCCGCCGCGATCAGTCCGCCGCCGATCAGGAAGTTCGACCAGTGCGGCTCGTCGCGCGTCTCGACGGGCGGCAGCGTCGTCTGCTGCTCGCCACCGATGACGTCGCCCGCTGCGCTGCCACCGCCGCCGTGCGTCGGGTCCTCGCCCTCACCGGGCGTCAGCGTGATCGCGATCTCGCGCTCTTCGTGGCGGTCGATCGTGATCTCGCGCGTCACCGAGCGATATCCTTCGAGCGTCGCGCGCAGCGTGTGCACGCCCGAGCGCGTGAGCCGGCGGATCGGCGACCGACCGAGCGACGCACCGTCGAGCTCCACGAACGCGCCGGGCGGCGTCGTGGTCACGACGATGTAGCCCTGCTGCGCAGCGGCCCAGCGATCCCACGCCGCGGTGAACGCCGCGCGCGTCGCAGCCGCGACGTCACCCGCGACGACCTCTGCCTGTCCGCCCACCGACTCGCCGTCCTCGAGGCCGATCAGCGCGACGTTCACCATCGTGATCCGCCCGCCGACCCACGCGATCTCGGTGAGCACCGCGAACCCCGTCCCGAGGAAGCGATTCACCGCCGCCGCGCAGTCGATGGCCGCGCAGTCGCGCACCGACTGTCCCATCATGCGCAGCTGCGCGTCACGCGGGCCGAGCACGACGTTGCCGTGCTCGCGCAGCTCCTCGGTGACGATCGCCTGCACCTGCTCGCGCGCGCTCTCGGGCGCGGTCGTCGAGGGCGATGGGAGCATCACGCACGTCTCGGTCTGCGCGCGCGCGACGGAAGGAAAGGCAGCGGTCACGGGAACGACGCTCGACAGCGCGACGGCCGCGAGCGCGATGGAGAGGAGCAGATCACGTCTCATCGCGAGAGCACCCTCCGGGAGCCGAGCGTGCTCCCGAGCAACGCGCAGACACGCGCGCGCTGCGACCGAACCCCGAACGAAGCAGTGAGCGCAGCATAACGAAGCGAGCATCCTCTGGCGCACTTCTCTGGGTGCCTCACCGCGCTCCCGTCCCGGCCGGTAGCATCCGTGGATCACCGCAGCAAGCGGGGGAAGCCCCGTGTGTTGCGCGCTCCGAGGCGCGGGGGTAGAGCGCTCCGCCATGTCGGGAGCGACCCCAGGCACCGAGAGCGCCGGCCCACCGTCCGGTGGTGCGAGCGGGACCACGACGAGCGAGACCACGCGCGATCCGCACGTCGGGCACCACCACCACGGTGCGCTCGGGACGCTCGCGCTCGGCGCGCTCGGGGTCGTGTACGGGGACATCGGAACCTCGCCGCTCTACGCGCTGCGCGAGTGCTTCCACGAGTCCTCGGGGATCACGCCGACGCACGAGAACGTGCTCGGCGTGCTCTCGCTCTTCGTGTGGGCGATGACGCTCGTCGTCGTCGTGAAGTACATCGTGTTCGTCACGCGCGTGGACAACGGCGGCGAGGGCGGGATCCTCGCGCTGCTCGCGCTCGTGCTGCCGAAGCGCGGCGGCGCGCGCGTCGGCGCGCTCGTCCTCATGGGCCTCTTCGGCGCGTCGTTGCTCTACGCCGATGGCATGCTGACGCCCGCGATCTCCGTCGTGTCGGCGGTCGAGGGCATCGAGCAGATCGAGGGCATCGGGCACGCGCTCGATCGGTGGATCGTGCCGATCGCGATCGCGATCCTCGTCGTGCTCTTCCTCGCGCAGAAGCGCGGCACCGGCGGCGTCGGGCTGATCTTCGGCCCGGTCATGCTGCTGTGGTTCGTGGTGATCGGCGCGCTCGGCGCGGTGCAGATCGCGCAGCATCCCGAGGTGCTCGCGGCGATCTCGCCGCACCACGCGGTGATCTTCTTCGCGCGCCATCAGCTCGTCGGCTTCCTCGTGCTCGGGAGCGTCGTGCTGTGCATCACCGGCGGCGAGGCGCTCTACGCGGACATGGGCCACTTCGGCCGGCGACCGATCGTGCTCGCGTGGTTCGCGGTCGCGTTCCCCGGGCTGATCCTCAACTACCTCGGGCAGGGCGCGCTCCTGCTCGCGCATCCCGAGCACGCGCACGCGCCGTTCTTCTCGATGGCCGCGGGGTGGATGCGCATCCCGCTCGTGATCCTCGCGACGCTCGCGACGGTGATCGCGTCGCAGGCCCTCATCTCGGGCGCGTTCTCGCTCACGCGCCAGGCGATCCAGCTCGGCTATCTGCCGCGCCTCGAGATCCGCCACACGTCGAGCATGACCGAAGGGCAGGTCTATCTGCCCGAGGTCAACCGCATCCTGATGGTGGCGTGCATCGCGCTCGTGATCGCGTTCGAGAGCTCGAGCCGCATGGCCGCCGCGTACGGCATCGCGGTGACCGGCACGATGGGCATCACGACGGTGTTGTTCTACGTCGTCGTGCGTAAGTGGTGGGGCACGGCGCGCGCTCTCGCGGTGTGCGTGCCGATGCTGATCGTGGATCTCGCGTTCTTCGGAGCGAACGTCGTCAAGATCGCGAGCGGCGGATGGGTCCCGATCGTGGTCGCGTTCGGTGTGCTCGCGGTGATGACGAGCTGGAAGAAGGGACGCGAGCGCGTCGCGCGATTCCTGCAGAATCGCTCGGTGCCGCTCGACGAGTTCATCCCGCGCATCGAGCGCGAGAGCCCGTTCCGCGTGAAGGGCACCGCGGTGTTCATGACCGCATCCGCGAACGGAACGCCCCCGGTCCTGGTGCACCACTATCGGCACAACCAGGTCCTGCACGAGCAGATCATGTTGCTCAGCATCCAGGTGCAGGACGTACCCTTCGTGCCCAAGGACGAGAGCGTGACCGTCGACGATCTCGGGCACGGTATCTATCGCGTCACCGCCAAGTACGGCTTCATGCAGTCGCCGCGCGTGACCGAGATCCTGCGCGCGGCGGAAAAGCAGCACGGGCTCGCGACGCGCCCCGAGAAGACGAGCTTCTACCTCGGTCGCGAGAAGCTCGTGGTCACGAAGAACCCGGGCATGGCGCAGTGGCGCAAGGTGCTCTTCACGTTCTTGTCGAGGAACGCGCGTCCCGCGTCGGACTACTTCAAGCTGCCACCCGATCGCGTGCTCGAGATCGGCATGCAGCTCGAGCTCTGACATGGCCGACACCGCAGCCAGCAGCGCCTCGCCGTCGCACTCCGGCGCGCACTCGCACGGGAGGCATCACCACCGCACGGGCGCGCTGGCGCTGACCCTCGGCGCGCTCGGCGTGGTGTACGGAGACATCGGCACCTCCCCGCTCTACGCGCTCCGCGAGTGTTTCCACGGGCCGCACGCGGTCGCGCCGACGCAGGCGAACGTCTACGGCGTGCTCTCGCTCTTCGTGTGGACGCTGACGCTCGTCATCGTCGTGAAGTACCTCGGGTTCGTGACGCGCGCGGACAACGGCGGTGAGGGCGGCACGCTCGCGCTGCTCGCGCTCGCGCTGCCGAAGCGTGGAGCGCGCCCCACGGTGCTCGTGCTGATGGGGCTCTTCGGCACCTCGCTGCTGTGCAGCGAGGGCATGCTGACGCCGGCCATCTCGGTGCTCAGCGCGGTCGAGGGCATCGGCGGCGTCGCGCACGGGATGCAGCGCTTCGTCGTGCCGCTCGCGCTCGTGATCATCGTCGTGCTCTTCCTCGCGCAGAAGCGCGGGACCGGGCGCGTGGGCGCGGTGTTCGGGCCCGTGATGGTCGTGTGGTTCGTGACGCTCGGCGCGATGGGCATCTATTGGATCGCGCAGCACCCCGAGATCCTCGGCGCGCTCTCGCCGCACCACGCGGTCTCGTACTTCGTGCGGAACGGGCTCGAGGGGTTCTGGATCCTCGGCAGCGTCGTGCTGTGCATCACCGGTGGCGAGGCGCTCTACGCCGACCTCGGGCACTTCGGGCGCACGCCGATCCGCAACGCGTGGTTCAGCGTCGTCATGCCCGGGCTGATCCTGAACTACTTCGGGCAGGGCGCGATGTTGCTCGAGCACCCGGAGCGCGCGGAGGACTCGTTCTACGGCCTCGTCGGCGACGGGTTCCGCATCCCGCTCGTGCTGCTCGCGACGCTCGCGACCGTCATCGCATCTCAAGCGCTGATCTCCGGCACGTTCTCGCTGACGCGACAGGCGATCCAGCTCGGGTACCTGCCGCGCCTCGAGGTGCGGCACACGTCGAGCGAGACCGAAGGCCAGATCTACGTGCCCGAGATGAACCGCCTGCTGATGGTCGCGTGCATCGCGCTCGTGCTGGTGTTCCAGACGAGCTCGAGCCTCGCCGCGGCGTACGGCATGTCGGTGATGGGCACGATGACCATCACGAGCGTGCTCTTCTTCATCGTCGCGCGCCGTTGGTGGGGCGCGACGCGCGCAGGCGTGCTGTGCGCGTTGATGCTCGCGGTCGACATCCCGTTTCTGCTCGCGAACGTCGACAAGCTGCCGCACGGCGGCTGGTTCCCGATCGCGACCGCGGCGGTGATGCTGGCGATCCTGACGACGTGGAAGGCCGGGCGGGACCGCGTGGGGCGCTTCCTGCGCGAGCGCTCGCGACCGCTCGACGAGTTCCTCGACGAGGTGGACGCGAAGGATCCCTTGCGCGTGCCCGGCACCGCCGTGTTCATGACGTCGCAGCTCGGCGGCACGCCGCCGGTGCTGCTCCATCACTTCAAGCACAACAAGGTGCTGCACCACCAGGTCGTGCTGCTGAGCGTCGTGACCGACGACGTGCCGACGGTGCCGCGCAGCCAGCGCGTGAAGGTGGAGCGACTGCGCGAGAACTTCTTCCAGGTCACCGCGCACTACGGGTTCATGCAGTCGCCGCGCGTGACGGACATCCTGCGTGCCTGTCACGAGGAAGGGCTGCACACGAAGCCCGAGGACACGAGCTTCTATCTCGGTCGAGAGAAGCTGGTGATCACGAAGAACCCGGGACTGGCGCACTGGCGCAAGGTGCTCTTCTCGTTCCTGTCGAGGAACGCGCGCCCCGCGACCGATTTCTTCCGACTGCCGCCCGATCGAGTCGTCGAGATGGGCATGCAGCTCGAGCTCTGACGCGGAGACGGGGACTTCTTAGGAGAGCAGGAAAGGCCCAGGAACACCACGTACATGGGCCCGCCTGCCGACGCGATCCATCCGCGGGGGCTCGAACATGGAATTCACCACGGAGGGCCGCCGAGGGCCGCAGAGGAGAGTTGCTCGGCTCTCAGCGATCTCTGCGGTGATTTCTCCGGTCGAGCACGATGGATGCTGCACGTCGTGCGGAAGACTCATCGACGTGGGCTTCCTTCTCCTCCTGCTCTCCTCAGAGAATCCGACGACGGCGATCGATCAGCTCGCGTCGTCGTCGGCTTCGCGCGCGGGTGCGAGGCTGTTGCGCCCCAGATAGCCTGCTGCCTGCAGCTTGAAGAGGCGCGCGTAGAGCCCTTCGTTCTCCATCAGCGCGTCGTGCGGCCCCTGCTCGACCACTCGGCCCTCGTCGAGCACCACGATGCGATCGGCCATCCGCACCGAGCCGAATCGATGCGAGATGAGCAGCGCCATGCGCTGCCCGCGCGTCTGCTGCACGTGCTCGAAGATCTTCACCTCGGCGTCGGGATCGAGCGCGCTCGTCGGCTCGTCGAGCACCAGGATCGCATCGCGCTCGCGCATGAACGCGCGCGAGAGCGCGATCTTCTGCCACTGACCGCCCGAGAGCTCCTGGCCGCCCTTGAACCACTTGCCGAGCTGCGTGTGGTAGCCCTCGGGCAGCTCCGACACGAACTCGTGCGCGAGGCCGAGCTTCGCCGCGTCGATCCATCGCTGCTCGTCGTGCCAGTGCTCGACGTCGCCCGCGCCGACGTTCTCGCCCGCCTTCATCCGGAAGCGCACGAAGTCCTGGAACACCGGCGCGAAGCGATGCCGCAGCGCGTGCACGTCCCACTCGCAGACGTCGAGCCCGTCGAGGAAGATGCGCCCGCGCGGCACGTCGTAGAGGCGCGTGATCAGCTTGATCAGCGTCGTCTTGCCGGAGCCGTTCTGTCCGACGAGCGCGATGATCTCGCCAGGCGCGATCGCGAACGACACGTTCTCGAGCGCGGGCACCGTCGCGCCCGGGTACGTGAACGAGAGGTTCTTCACGACGAGCCCGGCGCTCGGATCGCGACCCTCGGTCTTCGTGCCCGTGATCGTCGTGACGGGGAGCGCGAGAAACGACTCGAGGTCGCGCAGGTAGAGGTGGTCGTCGAGCATCATCCCGAGGCTCGCGAGCCCCTGCGTCACGCCCTGCTGCGCCTGCCGGAAGATGACGAGGTACATCGTCATCTGACCGAGCGTGAGGTGCTCGTTGACGGTGCGTCGCACGATCCACGCGTACGCGAGATAGAACGCGGCCGTGCCGATCAGGTTGAGCAGCGTGCCCCACCAGTTCCGGCGCAGCGTGATCGCGCGCTCTTCCTGCTCGATGCGCAGCGCGATGGTGCGGAACCGATCGAGCAGCGGCTCGGCGAGCTCGTAGAGCTTCACCTCCTTCGCGAAGTCCTCGCGCGTGAGCACGGCCTCGAGGTACGCCTGCTCGCGCTGCTCCGGCGTGCGCTTGCGCTGCTGATCGAAGATCTGCTGCGAGAACGAGAGCTCCGCGACGAACGCCGGCAGCCCCGCGAGCACGACGAGCAGCACGGCCCACCACGAGAGCCCGAGCAGCACGACGATCGACGCCGCGAGCGTCACGAGGTTGCGCGAGACGACGAAGACGCCCGTCACGAGGTTGTACGGGCGCACGCCCGCGTCGCGCCGCGCGCGCGTGAGCCGATCGTGCACCTCGGGGTCTTCGAAGTGCGCGAGCTCGAGCGTCGTCGCCTTCGCGAGGATCATCTCGGCGACGCGGTTCGCGATGCGCG includes:
- a CDS encoding PEGA domain-containing protein is translated as MRRDLLLSIALAAVALSSVVPVTAAFPSVARAQTETCVMLPSPSTTAPESAREQVQAIVTEELREHGNVVLGPRDAQLRMMGQSVRDCAAIDCAAAVNRFLGTGFAVLTEIAWVGGRITMVNVALIGLEDGESVGGQAEVVAGDVAAATRAAFTAAWDRWAAAQQGYIVVTTTPPGAFVELDGASLGRSPIRRLTRSGVHTLRATLEGYRSVTREITIDRHEEREIAITLTPGEGEDPTHGGGGSAAGDVIGGEQQTTLPPVETRDEPHWSNFLIGGGLIAAGLGALISPVWTLAVEGDAWGDEGTEYVSFGAQSGVLMGVGIAAIVGGAVVMIVQPVTTTVTVSPTSAGIQVSGRF
- a CDS encoding potassium transporter Kup, which translates into the protein MSGATPGTESAGPPSGGASGTTTSETTRDPHVGHHHHGALGTLALGALGVVYGDIGTSPLYALRECFHESSGITPTHENVLGVLSLFVWAMTLVVVVKYIVFVTRVDNGGEGGILALLALVLPKRGGARVGALVLMGLFGASLLYADGMLTPAISVVSAVEGIEQIEGIGHALDRWIVPIAIAILVVLFLAQKRGTGGVGLIFGPVMLLWFVVIGALGAVQIAQHPEVLAAISPHHAVIFFARHQLVGFLVLGSVVLCITGGEALYADMGHFGRRPIVLAWFAVAFPGLILNYLGQGALLLAHPEHAHAPFFSMAAGWMRIPLVILATLATVIASQALISGAFSLTRQAIQLGYLPRLEIRHTSSMTEGQVYLPEVNRILMVACIALVIAFESSSRMAAAYGIAVTGTMGITTVLFYVVVRKWWGTARALAVCVPMLIVDLAFFGANVVKIASGGWVPIVVAFGVLAVMTSWKKGRERVARFLQNRSVPLDEFIPRIERESPFRVKGTAVFMTASANGTPPVLVHHYRHNQVLHEQIMLLSIQVQDVPFVPKDESVTVDDLGHGIYRVTAKYGFMQSPRVTEILRAAEKQHGLATRPEKTSFYLGREKLVVTKNPGMAQWRKVLFTFLSRNARPASDYFKLPPDRVLEIGMQLEL
- a CDS encoding potassium transporter Kup; this encodes MADTAASSASPSHSGAHSHGRHHHRTGALALTLGALGVVYGDIGTSPLYALRECFHGPHAVAPTQANVYGVLSLFVWTLTLVIVVKYLGFVTRADNGGEGGTLALLALALPKRGARPTVLVLMGLFGTSLLCSEGMLTPAISVLSAVEGIGGVAHGMQRFVVPLALVIIVVLFLAQKRGTGRVGAVFGPVMVVWFVTLGAMGIYWIAQHPEILGALSPHHAVSYFVRNGLEGFWILGSVVLCITGGEALYADLGHFGRTPIRNAWFSVVMPGLILNYFGQGAMLLEHPERAEDSFYGLVGDGFRIPLVLLATLATVIASQALISGTFSLTRQAIQLGYLPRLEVRHTSSETEGQIYVPEMNRLLMVACIALVLVFQTSSSLAAAYGMSVMGTMTITSVLFFIVARRWWGATRAGVLCALMLAVDIPFLLANVDKLPHGGWFPIATAAVMLAILTTWKAGRDRVGRFLRERSRPLDEFLDEVDAKDPLRVPGTAVFMTSQLGGTPPVLLHHFKHNKVLHHQVVLLSVVTDDVPTVPRSQRVKVERLRENFFQVTAHYGFMQSPRVTDILRACHEEGLHTKPEDTSFYLGREKLVITKNPGLAHWRKVLFSFLSRNARPATDFFRLPPDRVVEMGMQLEL
- a CDS encoding ABC transporter ATP-binding protein, translating into MSTTGSNGGGRIAASLWVLRLAFRAAPRATIAMVICTIAIGVLPAAAAYVGKWIVDTVVLALPLRETGWGQYKPTLWMLVALEGSLIGLLVAAQRAQSAAQAILKTRIANRVAEMILAKATTLELAHFEDPEVHDRLTRARRDAGVRPYNLVTGVFVVSRNLVTLAASIVVLLGLSWWAVLLVVLAGLPAFVAELSFSQQIFDQQRKRTPEQREQAYLEAVLTREDFAKEVKLYELAEPLLDRFRTIALRIEQEERAITLRRNWWGTLLNLIGTAAFYLAYAWIVRRTVNEHLTLGQMTMYLVIFRQAQQGVTQGLASLGMMLDDHLYLRDLESFLALPVTTITGTKTEGRDPSAGLVVKNLSFTYPGATVPALENVSFAIAPGEIIALVGQNGSGKTTLIKLITRLYDVPRGRIFLDGLDVCEWDVHALRHRFAPVFQDFVRFRMKAGENVGAGDVEHWHDEQRWIDAAKLGLAHEFVSELPEGYHTQLGKWFKGGQELSGGQWQKIALSRAFMRERDAILVLDEPTSALDPDAEVKIFEHVQQTRGQRMALLISHRFGSVRMADRIVVLDEGRVVEQGPHDALMENEGLYARLFKLQAAGYLGRNSLAPAREADDDAS